TGATCGCAGATCAGGGTGGAGAGTTCTCTTCGGCTGAGCTGCATGTCGTCGACCAGGTTGTAGATGCCTGTCAGTTTCTGTTCGGATGCGAACTGCACGCCTCTGGCGATGTCGACAAGGCCGCTCCAGGCATTGATGGCATTGCCGTTCTTGGGCACCTGCTGCCCGGCGGCCTCGCGGATCATGCCCACCATGTCTCGACCGGGTCCATAGATCCCGCCCAGTCTCAGCACGCAGATCGAGGTGTCAGGGCGGTCAATGTCGATCATCAGCTCTTCAGCTGACGCAAGCATGCTGTTCACCGGCGAGCTGGAGTCCACTGATGAGTGCTCCCACGCCTCTTCTCCCTGCCGGTCTCCGTACACGCTGACGCTGCTGATGTAAGTGATGTGCAGGGGTTGCGTGCTGGTTCTGCGCCTCAGTGCGCCGGCAAGGTTGCGCATGCCTCGGGCGAACACATCGCTGTAGCCATCGTTCTGCCTGGTGGGTGCCACGCTGATCAGCAGGCCCTGCAGATCGGCAAGGA
Above is a window of Synechococcus sp. BIOS-E4-1 DNA encoding:
- a CDS encoding NAD-dependent epimerase/dehydratase family protein; this encodes MALRYGVIGSGYVGTAVAMRMKRAGQAVTATTRSVENVRELRQLMDDVRQLDITDADPDLSFLADLQGLLISVAPTRQNDGYSDVFARGMRNLAGALRRRTSTQPLHITYISSVSVYGDRQGEEAWEHSSVDSSSPVNSMLASAEELMIDIDRPDTSICVLRLGGIYGPGRDMVGMIREAAGQQVPKNGNAINAWSGLVDIARGVQFASEQKLTGIYNLVDDMQLSRRELSTLICDQDGLPPVLWSHSSSTSERSMNARVSNQKIKDAGFKLMSPSMLEPAIV